One region of Longimicrobiaceae bacterium genomic DNA includes:
- a CDS encoding AAA family ATPase — protein sequence MEAIVFIGIQASGKSTFYRARFFDTHVRISLDLLRTRRRERLLLAACIEAQQPFVVDNTNVTREERARYLAAARPAAFRAAGYFFEPDPAGSALRNAGREEAKRVPPAGLFGTLKRLERPTAHEGFDALFRVTIAPGGEFAVEPWAGAPSGG from the coding sequence ATGGAAGCCATCGTATTCATCGGGATCCAGGCGTCGGGAAAGTCCACCTTCTACCGCGCGCGCTTCTTCGACACGCACGTGCGGATCAGCCTGGACCTGCTCCGCACCCGCCGCCGCGAGCGCCTGCTCCTGGCGGCCTGCATCGAGGCGCAGCAGCCCTTCGTGGTGGACAACACCAACGTCACCCGCGAGGAGAGGGCGCGGTACCTGGCCGCGGCCCGGCCGGCGGCGTTCCGCGCGGCGGGGTACTTCTTCGAGCCGGACCCCGCCGGCTCCGCCCTGCGCAACGCCGGGCGGGAGGAGGCGAAGCGCGTTCCCCCCGCGGGGCTCTTCGGCACGCTGAAGCGCCTGGAGCGCCCCACGGCGCACGAGGGGTTCGACGCGCTCTTCCGCGTGACGATCGCCCCCGGGGGAGAGTTCGCCGTGGAGCCGTGGGCCGGCGCGCCATCCGGCGGGTGA